A segment of the Amia ocellicauda isolate fAmiCal2 chromosome 5, fAmiCal2.hap1, whole genome shotgun sequence genome:
ACCAGAGTGAACTCGTGTTCAAACAGCTTTCTCTTCcgggttttacattttatacagtagtaaacaaaaggtgaataatgtccaatcagcagagggtagtgtcccggatgtgcatgtggattggctaatccctcgcttctctacttcctcttcctcctttggagtgtAGGATTACCAATCACCGGGGGTGACGTCAACATTTcctccgcaaagcattctgggatgtgcaaaggactgtgggggagagagtggttcaatgtgttttacacgtggaaccagaaaagtgggtgtgcagggggagagagacaaacagacagaactatacaacaacattttacatattctattcaaggaaatatatatacatattcatatacatttgaatatttatgcagagctgatatgtaatttattgtatttaaatttggtCTTTCAGGTCAGGTCAGGTCAGGTCTTTCAGGAACGTGTGCGTGTCGGTCCTCCCATCCTGCGCACTGCGCAGCTCAGTCACACAGCCGGCGTGCGGTTTCTAACACAGCCGTGGTGTTGGAATCCCTCCTGGCGGCGGGGCAGGCGGCTGTGTGTCCCCGGAGCCGCCCGTGAGGAGCTGAGGAGACGGGAGGGCAGTGGAGCTGCGCGGTAAGCGCCCATGTTCAGATGCATGTGCTTCTACAGCAGGATCATACAGCGCAGCGGTGTGGTACATGAGCACAAGCGCGGACACAGAGGCAGGGACGCCCCGCAGAAGGACCCAGATGACCACAGCCGTGTGCGCGGCAATGAACTGGCGCCCTGCAGACACAAGTGCAGGACAATGCCGTCATTAACATTGAAGATGGCACCATGTGGCCATGAGAGGTAAAAGTTTCCCTAGTGCAGGTTATAATGAACACAACCTTAAAGCTAGGGTGTGTAATCCAGAGAGGCTAGCCGTTAGCAAGCTCGCTTTGAAAGAATAGAGCCCGCCCTCCTTAAGAGGTGTCTCCAGAGCCATGCCTCCTCTATCACACATGAGATAAATACTTaattacattaacaaaatatatcaaaaacaaatgtaattaccTGTCCAAAAGAAAACAGCAACCATGGCGTCATTTTTCAGACGCTTTGAGTCCCACAGCTGCCTCCAGCATAGAAAAGTAATGCCAGTGTTAATTCTCCTTTTAGCACACTCTTGATCCAGATGTTTTTCATTGTATTAGTTTCTAACTCTGTCATTCTGTTCTTGTTTGCTGTCACTGGAGCTTCAGGAGGAACAGAAGGAGCTGCACTCGCTCTACACAGtgtcaaggttcccgcgctgatgacaTGTGATTGTCTGAGCAAACAAGTTGCGCGGTGGTATGCAattatagattgacagacaggaaggacatcctatcattacattcggaccaaATGCATtgattggtcgatccttttttagtcctgtcccttccacagaagatatatatatacagtgcatccggaaagtattcacagcgcttcactttttcccacattttgttatgttacagccttattccaaaatggattaaattaattattttcctcaaaattctacaaacaataccccataatgacaacatgaaagaagttagtttgaaatctttgcaaatttattaaaaataaaaaacaaaaaaagcacatgtacataagtattcacagcctttgccatgacactcaaaattgagctcaggtgcatcctgtttccactgatcatccttgagatgtttctacaacttgattggagtccacctgtggtaaattcagtttggaagcaccaggactcttcctagagctggccgcctggccaaactgagcgatcgggggagaaggaccttagtcagggaggtgaccaagaatccaatggtcactctgacagagctccagcgtgtctctgtggagagaggagaaccttccagaagaacaactatctctgcagcactccaccaatcaggcctgtatggtagagtggccacaCGGAAGCCAcacctcagtaaaaggcacatgacagcccgcctggagtttgccaaaaggcacctgaaggactctcggaccatgagaaacaaaattctctggtctgatgaaacaactctttggcctgaatggctcatcacctggccaataccatccctacagtgaagcatggtggtggcagcatcatgctgtggggatgtttttcagcggcaggaactgggagactaatcaggatcgagggaaagatgaatgcaacAATGTACAGAGatatccttgatgaaaacctgctccagagcgctctctggacctcagactggggtgaaggtttatcttccaacaggacaacgaccctaagcacacagccaagataacaaaggagtggctacaggacaactctgtgaatgtccttgagtggcccagccagagcccagactggatcCAAGGACCctttccagtctattttaaaatttttcccaaactttcagcttctaccacattgctgggtagtttattccagattgtgactactctctgtgtgaagaagtgtctcctttttctgtcttgaatgcctttaagtccaatttccatttgtgtccccaggtgcgtgtgtccctgctgatctggaaaagctccactggtttgatgtgatcgatgcctttcatgattttgaagacttggatcaagtccccatgtagtctcctctgttccagggtgaaaaggttcagttcctcagtctctcagtaggacattcccttcagacctggaataagtctggttgctctcctctgaactgcctctagagcagcgatatctttcttgaagtgtggagcccagaactgtccacagtatccagatgaggtctaactagtgcattgtacagtctgaacatcactgcccttgttctcaattctacacttttgacaatataccctagcattgtttgccttttttattgcttccccacattgcttggatggagaaagtgaggagtccacgtagactcctaggtctttctcatgcgttacttcatctagatctgtacctcccatagtgtaattatagtggacatttttgttacctgcatgtattaccttgcgcTTGTCcaaattgaatttcatttgccaggtgtcggcccacaactgaatattatctaagtccctttgaatagcctgtgctgccaagattgtatctgctgagccacctattttagtatcatctgaaaattttacaagtttgctaactatcccagagtccagatcattaatatagattagaaaagcaaaggccctagtactgatccctgtggaactccactaacaaataataaataatttccctaatttctgtaattactgttggaaatatcccatctagcccaggtgatttgtttgtttttaattccgctagtccctttagtacctcctcctcatttatcctgatctctcttagggtttgactggactgattgtcaacctgtggcatgtcatctgttttttcttttgtaaaaacctctgtgaaatactcatttagaacatttgccacatcttgttcgttttccaagattccTCAATTTTtgctctttatctgtttcacttcctcctttattgtcctcttgctgttgtaatattgaaaaaagctctttgcattggttttagctccaagagctatgtttctttctatttccctctttgctttcctgatccctttcttaatatctctttgcagctcaacatattctatgtattttttttagtttctgtcccttttgtatgcgctatacaacattttctttctcttgatatttgtttgcatacctctattaaaccattttggccagtgttttttgttcctcaatttgctaagttttggtacaaattgctcctgagcctcaagtagtatattcttaaaatatacccatccattttcaactgactctgtaacCAGTGTGCTACAGTCCACATCTTCTAAGTGCCAtatcataccttcaaggtttgctcttctaaaattgtagaccattgttttagacttggaccttgttttttgaaagaatgcctcaaagctaaccatattgtgatcacaatttgccattggttctctaactactgtccccctgactctatcttggtcatttgaaaagatcaagtcaatacatacactctctctggttggttccctgacaaattgagttagaaagcagtcatttaccatctcaaccatttctatttctgcttctgtcgtccccactgggctttcccagtctatgtttgggaaattgaaatcccccattataacagccacatccttgctacatgcagtcctgattacactgtacaatgcagcatctttctgaatatctgagtttggtggcctgtaacacattcctaccgctaatcctccagatctcttgttcaaaagtttcacccacaaagattctgttccgttactgggatctaatacaagttcttctgcctcaatgtcatttttcacatataatgctaccccaccccctcttcgattttgcctgtctctcctaaactgtgtgtatccttccaacttgtattcatccccatcattttctgtaagccatgtttctgtcactcctacaacatcatagtcacacgccagcactgtggcttccaagtctaacttgaacccgattgaacatctctggagagatctgaaaatgtctgtgcaccgacgctccgcctccaacctgatggagcttgagaggtcctgcaaagaagaatgggagaaactgcccaaaaagcttgtagcatcatactcaacaAGACTTGAGGCTGGAATtgggtgcttcaacaaagtattgagcaaaggctgtgaatacttatgtacatgtgcttttttgttttttatttttaataaatttgcaaagatttcaaacaaatcgttgtcattatggggtattgtttgtagaattttgaggaaaataattaatttaatcaattttggaataaggctgtaacataacaaaatgtggaaaaagtgaagagctgtgaatactttccggatgcactgtattacatttagaccacttaaagtattgattgctatcaagatgtgaagagactttcaaccagtataacaaaaaatgtttctggaaaagattgcacatCCTAGCTTTAACTGGATGAGCATTGCCACAGCACGTCCGCAGCGGCGCTCTGCTCAAGTGTGCTAGTAGAGCTGAGGCCCGGCCTCTTCACTGACTCCACTGCCAGCTCAGGAGCAGAACAGACCCGATCCTCAGTTCGGCACTAAGGCTGGGGATCAGCTGGACTCAGCTCCGCTCCTGTAGTGGGTGTGACTGATCCATCGCACCGGTGGGTGATTGGGGGTCGATGAGGCTTAATTACTCCAGACTGAATAAAGCCCTGTGCTTCAGGGCAGGTGAGTTTGTTTCTTCTGGGTCCGTGTGTGGACGTTACTGTGACTATCACTGCTCTTCTGGTAAGCTGCTTCTGTCCCCTTCCCAGTGGGATTGTTTAGTGGGATCGGCTGTTTTATGGGGTTTTCTGTTTTTAGGACAAGCAGGGTTGACGTGGACTGTTGTGGCCATAAATAGCTGCGTCTGCCTTGGAGGTAATACTGTTTCTTTTGGtgtggtttgttttaattgtggtTGATactaattgtttttgtattactttgtaGGTTTTAGTATCAACCACCATTTCTGTTATATTTGGTTTTGTATGGAATTTATTTCTTAATGTATTGctatagtttattttaaagtaatggTTTCCCAAGCTAGTGGCACTAAGTATTTTGGAGGCGGTCGAGGTATTGTTAGTGCGTTTGGGAAActgttgctttttattttctgtgtctgtgtgatggTGCTCCTGGTTGAGCTGTTATCTGTGGCGTTGCGGCGCTGTTACACCAGCACTTAGAGACAACGCAGACGAGGAGCTGGGTGTTACGCCTGCATTATCCGAGTCACTTTTGCAGGTAAATTAATTTGGTGTGTTAACTTCATTGTTCATTTGAtcagtgtgttttgtttccttttttatccTTTGTATTTGGTTGCATTTTCCTTGGGGTTTTGTTGTGGGGGAGTGTTACTGATGCAGGGGCGATTTTCTGTAATCATTCCTTTCTCTTCGGGTATCATTTTAATAGGGGACAACACCTCTCTCTCCTGGGATGTGTGCAGTACTGCCATCGCCTGGTCACTGAGTCCATTGCACTTGtctttgttaataaaatattttgtatactTTTTATATCGTACTACCTGTCTCTTTGAGTCATTCAATTGAACAGGGTCTGAGCGGGGAGCAAAGTCTTTGGTTAGGACTGACCATAGGAGTGTGATCAAAATATTGGTTCCTCTAGCCCCAGGGAATATTAAGAGGTGGCGTGGTTTAATTTGTCTTGAGAAAAAAGTAGTCTCACTGCAACAATCCGCCTGTTTTTTCGTTGCAACTGTAATCCGCAGCTGGGGATGATCACGCGATACACAACTCGGTACAGAGCTTCGTACTAACTGTgagttcattgcaattgacccagTATGTGGTGTTGATTTTGCCATGgctgtaaaaaaagaaagccGTAAAAGCAGGTTTGCAGACTCTTGTATTTAGTAAGTAAGCCGCACATGCCAACCCCTCTCTGACCAGCAGGCTGCCTCCATTATAGAGCTCCTCAATGAGGAAAAGAGACGTGAGTCATGCAATGTAGCGCTTTACACACCCAATGCTTTAAAcagacattttatatatatacagatatcaAGCTGGTATTTTATAATCCTGTCCTGTCAACTGTGCTGCCCAACTTCACGAGAAATGGGAATTTGTTGCTGAAATTCTAACATCAATAAGATAGAAGCACAGCTGAGATGTCATCGGCATCAGAGCCGGGCAGTGGGGACCTGTGTGTGACTGGGAATGACATGTCCGCAGTGGAATTGCACAAGACCAGCCACCGTTCCTCTGAAGTGAGGACTCGCTGTGTGGTCAAACTGTTCTCCCACATGCACAGCACACCTACAACAAAGGAGTCTAACAAGTGCAAGAGAGGGCCATTTATTATGAGTTATTATCTCGGTTGACATGCCAggcttgctttttgtttttataattacattgattgcggggctatacaacattttagaaGATTACAGATCCACTGTTAATTTTCACATCTGGTGCAAATGAGTGCCGTACACATCAGTGTGGTATTAGGAAGTCAGCTGTTTGAAACTTTGataatttttaaaaactttaataatatcaattacaataacaacattaacaataatGCCCACCCAAGACTGTAAGACTCATGTTTTTGCTGAAGCTCTTCCCAAACTGGGTGTTacggtctgtgtgtgagtgcgctggtgtCTATTGAGATGAGATACAACAtagaagctcttcccacactggggaCAGCCATATGGTCTCTCTCCCgagtgaatgcgctggtgtctgTTGAGAGTACTATCATGAgcgaagctcttcccacactggacacagcagtatggcctctctcctgtgtgagtgcgctggtgAGTGTTCAGATGTTCTGCCTGAcagaagctcttcccacaaAGGGTACATAGGaacggtttctctcctgtgtgagtgcgctggtgtCTCTTAAGATGAAATGGCTCATTGAAGCCCTTCCCACATTGGGCACAGctgtatggtttctctcctgtgtgaacacGCTGGTGTTTGCTGAGGTGTGCTGCCTGAtagaagctcttcccacactgggcacagctgtGAGGTCTCTCTCCGGTGTGAACACGCTGGTGTGTGTTGAGCTTAGACGCATTGGGGAAGCCCTTCCCACAATTGGAACAGCTGTgaggtctctctcctgtgtgaatgcgttGGTGTGTGTTCAGCCTAGATGCACTGGCgaagcccttcccacactgggcacagcagtgcagtctctcgGCTGTGTGAATGTGCTGGTGTGCACTAAGATGTGCAGCACGAGAGAACCTCTTCCCACACTGCTCACAGCTgtacggtttctctcctgtgtgaagaCGCTGGTGTGCTTTGACATTAGATGCACTGAAAAAGCTTTTCCCACACAGAAGACAGCAGAagggtctctctcctgtgtgagagCGCCTGTGTGCGATGAGGCTACCTACCTGAGCAAAGCACTTCCCACATTTAGCACAACTgaatggtttctctcctgtgtgaatgcgctggtgtgcaATGAGATGATGTGCCCGtatgaagctcttcccacactgggtacAGCTGTACGGTCTCTCTCCtatgtgaatgcgctggtgtttTCTGAGGTTAGATAAATCAGAGAAGCTCTTCTCACACTGGGTACAGCAATACAGTCTCTCTCCtctgtgaatgcgctggtgtctgTACAAGCTACCTACTTGAGAGAAGCttttcccacactgggcacagtggaactgtttctctcctgtgtgagtgcgctggtgtgtgttgaggTGTTCTGCCCGagagaagctcttcccacactggtcACAGGAGTACGTTCTCACTCCTGTGTGAACGCGCTGGTGTTTCTTGAGGCTAGATGCATCAGAGAAGCTCTTCTCACACTGGTCACAGCAGAACGTGCTGAGCTGCTTAATCAGCTCTGATGCTCCTGTGAGGCTCTTCCTACTCTGGGGCTGGCGATGGGGACGCTGTTTTCCATGCTGCAGTGGTGAGGAGGGGGAGCTGGAGGATCGAGGTGGTGTAGGGGGTCTGGGACGCAGCTGTCTGCGCTGTGATGATGGGCTTTCGCCACTCACTGCACTGTCCCTCCCCCCACTGAGCCCCATCCTCAAGGCAGCAGACTCTgggtcacactgtccagctacagggagcTCAGGCCACAGGTCCCAGGCACTGTCTGTAATATTGTCAATTTTCAGATGACTGAGTGCATCTCTGAAGGGAGTCTGTGTTCTCGGCTCCAGTGTGTAAACACACTCCAGTGTGTCGTCCTCTGTTTTTATGTGATCAGACAGCAGACTGGGTCCACAGTGTGTTCTGGTAGAGCCCGGCTCAGCACCAGctgcactgggtccacactcagaTCCCAGAGACTGGGTCCTGCAGAGATCTGCAGTGTGGGTGCAGTCCAGCTCAGGATCGTGCTTTATGAACTTTGGCATGACctttgaccctgcagtgtcagaTGCCAGTGCCCCGAGTCCCTGTGTCGACCCCTCAGTATGTGGCTCTTCCATGTGGCCAGACTCCTGTCCCCTCAGCTGCTCCTCACTCTGTCTGCTCCTGGGCTGCTCACTCAGCCCCTGGGTGTCTTCAATAGctgtgggctctgtgtcctgcctcagactggagccccact
Coding sequences within it:
- the LOC136749064 gene encoding zinc finger protein 345-like, producing the protein MEEPHTEGSTQGLGALASDTAGSKVMPKFIKHDPELDCTHTADLCRTQSLGSECGPSAAGAEPGSTRTHCGPSLLSDHIKTEDDTLECVYTLEPRTQTPFRDALSHLKIDNITDSAWDLWPELPVAGQCDPESAALRMGLSGGRDSAVSGESPSSQRRQLRPRPPTPPRSSSSPSSPLQHGKQRPHRQPQSRKSLTGASELIKQLSTFCCDQCEKSFSDASSLKKHQRVHTGVRTYSCDQCGKSFSRAEHLNTHQRTHTGEKQFHCAQCGKSFSQVGSLYRHQRIHRGERLYCCTQCEKSFSDLSNLRKHQRIHIGERPYSCTQCGKSFIRAHHLIAHQRIHTGEKPFSCAKCGKCFAQVGSLIAHRRSHTGERPFCCLLCGKSFFSASNVKAHQRLHTGEKPYSCEQCGKRFSRAAHLSAHQHIHTAERLHCCAQCGKGFASASRLNTHQRIHTGERPHSCSNCGKGFPNASKLNTHQRVHTGERPHSCAQCGKSFYQAAHLSKHQRVHTGEKPYSCAQCGKGFNEPFHLKRHQRTHTGEKPFLCTLCGKSFCQAEHLNTHQRTHTGERPYCCVQCGKSFAHDSTLNRHQRIHSGERPYGCPQCGKSFYVVSHLNRHQRTHTQTVTPSLGRASAKT